The sequence CTGCTGAAGGAGCGGCCCATGCACGGCTACGAGATGATCCAGGAGATCGCCGAACGCAGCGGCGGCGCCTGGAAGCCCAGCCCCGGCTCGGTCTACCCGACCCTCCAGATGCTGGAGGACGAGGGCCTGATCGCCAGCGAGAGCGAGGGCGGCAAGAAGCTGTTCTCCCTCACCGACAGCGGCCGCACCGCTGCCGAGGAGGGTCCGGAGGCGCCCTGGGAGGAGGCCTCGCGCGGGGTCGACTGGGAGGCACTGGGCGAGATCCGGCAGGCCGGCATGGGGCTGATGGAAGCCTTCGGCCAGGTCTGGAAGACCGGCACCAAGGAGCAGCGCGAGAAGGCGCTGGCCGTCGTCAACGAGGCCCGCAAGAAGCTGTACCTCATCCTCGCCGACGAGGGCTGAGCCGTCGTACGAGGGTCTCGGCCCTCGGAGAACTCGGAGAAGAAGAGGACGGGAACCGGGTGCCCCGCGGAGCGCTTCCGCGGGGCACCCTCCGTGTCTCCGCCGTCCGCCCGCCCGCTCGCCCGTCTCAGCCGACCAACCCCTCCAGCTTGCGCAGCGATTCGGTCAGGGCCGTCGTCGCCGAGTCCTTGAGCCGGGCCGCCGTCAGCGACACCGCGGCGCCGGTGAACTCGCCGTCGACGCGAAGACGCGTGGCGTTTCCGTCCGGGATGAGCGTGTAGCGGGTGGCGACGGTGACCGCCATCGGGCCCTTGCCGCGGATCGCGAACACCCGGGCCGGTTCCAGCTCCTCGATCGTCCAGTCGACCTCGGCCGGGAACCCCATCAGCTTCATGTTCTCCCGGAACGTGCCCCCTACGGCGAGCGATTGCGGACCGCCCGCGGGGAAGCCGGTGTGGGTGGCGTTCCACTCCCCGTACGACGACCAGTCCGTGAGCTGCGCCCACACCTTGTCGGCCGGCGCCTCGATGCGTGCCTCCGCGCTGACTTCGGCCATGCGACCACCCCTTCGGTTCGGGCGAATCCGGCTACGGTGTCGCGGAACGTAACCGCAGGGCCGTGAACATTCAATACTGATGAACCGTCAGGATGCGGGGAGAGCGCGAGCCTCGTCAGCCGATGTGCCGGAACTCCGCCGCGTCGAACAGGTCCCCGGCGCGCGGCAGGGCGCTCTCGTCATGGCAGTGCCACGCCTGCCAGAACAGGTCGGCGAGCAGCGCGTCCCGGGGTGCGTAGACCCGGTACACGTACTCCTTGCCGTCGATCGCCGGCAGTGCGACGAGCCAGCACCCGCCCCTGCCCTCCATGTTCTGAGTGACGTACGACGGCGTACGGCGGTTGCGCGGGTGGTGGCGCGCAAACCGGCGCGCGCCCCCGAGGTGGATCGGCCGAAATCTCCTCCCCAAGGATGAGATCGCCGACGGCGATGTCCACTCTGCGTGGGACGCCCAAATGGTTCCGCTCGAGGATGACTCGGCCCGTTGTGGCTGATGGGGTGGGGTTGTGCACTCCCGTACCGCCCGTCCGCCCGCCCCCGACGCCCAGGGGGCGCAGTCGCACCAGGACGCCGCGGGGCTCGGTGTCGAGCTCGCGACGGTGGTCGCCGGTGCCCGCCGCCGGGCCGTACGGGACGGCGACCGGCAGATCGACACCGCCCATCTGCTGCACTCGCTCCTCGAACAGGACCCCGAGGTGCGCTCCGTCGTCGGTGGGCCGCCCCAACTCGCCCGGCTCCTCGGCTACCTGGTGCAGCGCAGCATCGGCTACGGCCTGCGCTGGCAGGGCAGCGTGGAGGACTCGGGCGCGATTCCCGTCGTACCCCGGCCCGCCACGGGCGACGCGGGGGACTGGTCCCCGGCGGCGGCCGCCGCCCTGCACCGGGCCCGGGAGCGGGCGCGGCGGAGCGGCGGGTACGCGGCCGACGTGCCCGAGCTGTTCGCCGCGCTCGTCGCCGACCCGGACTGCCGGGCCGTCGAGGTACTCGAACGCGCGGGCATCGACGCGCACGAGCTGTCCGGCCGTATCTCCGCGCTGATCACCGACCGGAGCGCCGAGCGGGCTTTCGGCCCGGGTGGCACCCCGATCGAGGACGGTCCGGGGGAGTTCGCGCAGGGCGCGGCCTTCTGAGGCCGTGCCGAACCGGCGCGGATCCCCTTCCGGCGTCCATCTCCTGAGACAGGTGTCAACGAGGATGACGCTCCTGTCGCCGCCTGTCATCATGTGCCGGTGCGTACCTCTGAGAGCAGTGACAGCGGCGGCAGAGGCGTCGGGCTGGGTCTCGCGCTCGTCTCCGCGCTGGCCTTCGGCGGGTCCGGAGTGGCCGCCAAGCCGCTGATCGAATCGGGCCTCGACCCGCTGCACGTCGTGTGGCTGCGGGTGACCGGCGCCGCCCTGGTCATGCTGCCGCTCGCCTGGCGCCATCGCGCCCTGCCGCGCCGCCGCCCCGCGCTGCTCCTCGGATTCGGACTCTTCGCCGTCGCCGGTGTCCAGGCCTGCTACTTCGCCGCCCTCTCCCGGATACCCGTGGGCGTGGCGCTGCTCGTCGAGTACCTGGCGCCCGCGCTGGTGCTCGGCTGGGTGCGGTTCGTGCAGCGGCGGCCCGTCACCCGCGCCGCCGCGCTCGGTGTCGTCCTCGCGGCCGGCGGGCTCGCCTGCGTGGTCGAGGTCTGGTCGGGGCTGAGCTTCGACGCGCTGGGCCTGGCGTACGCGCTCGCCGCCGCCTGCTGCCAGGTCGGCTACTTCATCCTGTCCGACAAGGGCAGCGACGCGGGCACGCGGGCGCCGGACCCGCTGGGCGTCATCGCCTACGGCCTGATCGTGGGCGCCCTCGTGCTCACCGCCGTCGCCCGCCCCTGGGAGATCCACTGGTCCGCGCTCACCGGCTCGGCGCGGATGGACGGCACCGCCGTACCCGCTCTCGCCCTGCTCGTCTGGATCGTGCTCGTCGCCACCGTGGTCGCCTACGTCACCGGGGTGCTGTCGGTACGACGGCTCTCCCCGCAGGTCGCCGGGGTGGTGGCCTGTCTTGAGGCGGTGATCGCGACGGTGCTGGCCTGGGTGCTGCTCGGCGAGCACCTGTCCGCGCCGCAGGTCCTCGGCGGCCTCGTCGTCCTGGCCGGCGCGTTCATCGCCCAGTCCGCGACGCCCGCCGAGGGGTCCCTGGAACCGGTGGCCGCCGGCGGCCCGGAAAGGGCGTTGTCCGGGCCGCGCACCTCCGCCTGAAGTGCTGGTCATGCCGTCCACGCTCGTCCTTCCGCCGCCCACCGCCTGAGGCGGGCCTCCGGGACACCCGCCCGGCGCGATCGGCGCCGGGCCGGACGGTGCTGCCCGCAGACGAAGTCAGCGCGACCCGATCGATCGGGCCGCTCCCGAACTTCCGCACCGCTCGGGTGCGTTCTGCGGAGAAACTTCCTTGTCGAACTCGAACTCGAACTCGAACGCGATCGTGGAATCGAGTGCTTCCACCGGCCTGCCCGACCCTGCTGACCCGCCGGTGGGGCCGGGACGACGGCGCCGCCGAGACCACCGTACGGGCGTTCGCGGTGACCACCCTGTGCCTGCTGCCGTTCGCGCTGCACGAGGGACTGCTCCCGCACACCGGCCACCCGGCCCGGCTGCTGGGGCTCCTGTGCTGCATCGCCGCCGTGCCCACGGCGCTCGCGTACGCCCTGTACTTCGCGGGCGCGTCCGTCGTCCGGTCCGCCACCGTCTCCGTGATCATGCTCCTCGAACCGGTGACCGCGGCCGTGCTCGCCGTGCTCCTGCTCGGCGAGCGGCTCACGGTCACCGCCGTGGCCGGCACCCTGCTGATGCTCACGGCGGTCGCGGGCCTGACCGTGAGCGAGGCGGCGCCGCGCGGGGGCGGCCGTCCGGCGGGTCCCGGTGACGACCCGGCCGCGCCGAAGGGGAGTCACTCCCCGGCGAGGTAGTCCGGCAGCTCGATCCCGGACGCCAGGTCGGCGTTCGGGATCGGGGCGTCGTACCCCTTGCGGAGCGGGACGACGCCGGCCCAGACCGGGAGGGCGAGGTCCTCCGGTTCGTCGTTGGCGCCGCCGGTGCGGATCTTCGCGGAGACCTCGTCCAGGTCCAGGCGGATCACCGCCGTCGCGGCCAGCTCCTTCTTGTTCGCGGGCCGGGAGTCGGCGGCGCGCCCCGCCACGACATGGTCCACCAGGGCGTCCAGCGCGCGGCGCCGCTCCTCGGGGTCGGTGACCTCGTGCGCGACGCCGTGCACCACCACCGAGCGGTAGTTGATCGAGTGGTGGAAGGCGGAACGGGCCAGCACCAGACCGTCCACATGGGTCACGGTCAGGCAGACCTCAAGGCCCGGGTCGGCGGCGCCGGTCATCCGCAGCGGGCGCGAACCCGTCGAGCCATGGATGTAGAGC is a genomic window of Streptomyces sp. WP-1 containing:
- a CDS encoding PadR family transcriptional regulator, encoding MRGHGFERHEGRGRRGGGMGGFETRRAAFGPFGPGGPGGGPGGPGFGPGGPGFGGPGFGPGFGPWGHRGRGGPRGRARRGDVRASILALLKERPMHGYEMIQEIAERSGGAWKPSPGSVYPTLQMLEDEGLIASESEGGKKLFSLTDSGRTAAEEGPEAPWEEASRGVDWEALGEIRQAGMGLMEAFGQVWKTGTKEQREKALAVVNEARKKLYLILADEG
- a CDS encoding SRPBCC family protein; its protein translation is MAEVSAEARIEAPADKVWAQLTDWSSYGEWNATHTGFPAGGPQSLAVGGTFRENMKLMGFPAEVDWTIEELEPARVFAIRGKGPMAVTVATRYTLIPDGNATRLRVDGEFTGAAVSLTAARLKDSATTALTESLRKLEGLVG
- a CDS encoding Clp protease N-terminal domain-containing protein, with the translated sequence MHSRTARPPAPDAQGAQSHQDAAGLGVELATVVAGARRRAVRDGDRQIDTAHLLHSLLEQDPEVRSVVGGPPQLARLLGYLVQRSIGYGLRWQGSVEDSGAIPVVPRPATGDAGDWSPAAAAALHRARERARRSGGYAADVPELFAALVADPDCRAVEVLERAGIDAHELSGRISALITDRSAERAFGPGGTPIEDGPGEFAQGAAF
- a CDS encoding DMT family transporter produces the protein MPVRTSESSDSGGRGVGLGLALVSALAFGGSGVAAKPLIESGLDPLHVVWLRVTGAALVMLPLAWRHRALPRRRPALLLGFGLFAVAGVQACYFAALSRIPVGVALLVEYLAPALVLGWVRFVQRRPVTRAAALGVVLAAGGLACVVEVWSGLSFDALGLAYALAAACCQVGYFILSDKGSDAGTRAPDPLGVIAYGLIVGALVLTAVARPWEIHWSALTGSARMDGTAVPALALLVWIVLVATVVAYVTGVLSVRRLSPQVAGVVACLEAVIATVLAWVLLGEHLSAPQVLGGLVVLAGAFIAQSATPAEGSLEPVAAGGPERALSGPRTSA
- a CDS encoding pyridoxamine 5'-phosphate oxidase family protein, whose translation is MPGTTAQTQPIAYTPTDRTVPTRGADRASYDKEVVHAILDEGYVCHLGFVRDGAPVVLPTLYGRVGERLYIHGSTGSRPLRMTGAADPGLEVCLTVTHVDGLVLARSAFHHSINYRSVVVHGVAHEVTDPEERRRALDALVDHVVAGRAADSRPANKKELAATAVIRLDLDEVSAKIRTGGANDEPEDLALPVWAGVVPLRKGYDAPIPNADLASGIELPDYLAGE